The following are encoded together in the Candidatus Tumulicola sp. genome:
- a CDS encoding alkaline phosphatase family protein, with protein MKYIAFFPLALAILIVSCSGQQQSAAIPQSASMSLPGKKQDPSNYIQHVVVIFQENRTPDDLFQALASEGANIQSWGMLGNQRVNLKQASLATRYGLGHGHKSFVLDYDCGANDGFASGIPKEFQLRPYSFAPLSEVQPYDDMATQYVFGDDMFQTQQAGSFPAHQYIVSGSGAALPETTFDMSSDPFDSKTGMKTEAGCDGPPTEAIDTINPNNGQPGPTPRPCFNRPVLTDLLDFHGVTWRYYQNGTGPGLWHAFDAIRHVRYGPDYANVVTPPATIISDIATGALPGMSWVMPADSKHSDHPGNRSNEGPSWVAAVVNAIGASQYWNSTAIVITWDEWGGFYDHVPPPMENNYMELGFRVPLIVISPYAKQGYVSHVQYEFGSIIAFAEETFGIPKGSLRATDVRANDLSDAFDFTQAPRPFVPINAPPFVPETGPASLSDGTISEDPDEDPVGNVHPDCMTVRKTGVARTALR; from the coding sequence ATGAAGTACATTGCGTTTTTTCCATTGGCGTTAGCCATATTGATCGTTTCTTGTTCGGGTCAACAGCAGAGTGCGGCCATCCCGCAAAGTGCGTCGATGAGTCTACCCGGCAAGAAGCAAGATCCGTCGAACTACATCCAGCACGTCGTCGTCATCTTCCAGGAGAATCGCACGCCGGACGATTTGTTCCAAGCGCTGGCTTCGGAAGGCGCCAACATCCAGTCGTGGGGTATGCTCGGTAACCAGCGCGTCAATTTGAAGCAGGCATCGCTGGCGACCCGCTACGGCCTGGGCCACGGGCACAAATCGTTCGTGTTGGATTATGATTGTGGTGCGAACGACGGTTTCGCGTCGGGCATACCTAAAGAATTTCAGCTGCGTCCATATTCATTCGCACCGTTGAGTGAAGTGCAGCCGTACGACGACATGGCCACGCAATACGTGTTCGGCGACGACATGTTTCAGACGCAGCAAGCCGGCAGCTTTCCGGCGCATCAATATATCGTGAGTGGGTCGGGCGCAGCGCTGCCTGAGACGACGTTCGACATGTCCAGCGACCCCTTCGACAGCAAGACCGGCATGAAGACGGAAGCCGGTTGCGACGGCCCGCCGACCGAAGCGATCGACACGATCAATCCGAACAACGGCCAACCCGGACCCACGCCGCGCCCGTGCTTTAACCGGCCGGTACTCACCGATCTGCTCGATTTTCACGGCGTAACGTGGCGCTACTACCAGAACGGCACGGGACCGGGCTTGTGGCACGCCTTCGACGCGATCCGTCACGTGCGATACGGTCCGGATTATGCCAACGTGGTCACGCCGCCGGCGACCATCATCTCGGACATCGCGACCGGTGCGCTGCCCGGAATGTCGTGGGTCATGCCTGCCGACAGCAAACACTCGGACCATCCGGGTAACCGTAGCAACGAAGGCCCTTCGTGGGTTGCGGCCGTCGTCAATGCGATTGGGGCTAGCCAATACTGGAACAGCACCGCGATCGTCATTACGTGGGACGAGTGGGGCGGTTTTTACGATCACGTCCCTCCGCCGATGGAGAACAACTACATGGAGTTGGGATTCCGGGTTCCACTGATCGTCATCTCCCCGTACGCCAAACAAGGCTACGTCTCGCACGTGCAGTACGAGTTCGGCAGCATTATCGCGTTCGCCGAAGAGACGTTTGGAATACCCAAGGGTTCGCTCAGAGCGACCGACGTGCGCGCCAACGATTTGTCGGACGCGTTTGACTTCACCCAGGCGCCGCGCCCGTTCGTGCCGATTAACGCTCCGCCGTTCGTCCCCGAAACCGGACCGGCGTCGTTATCCGACGGAACGATCTCCGAAGATCCCGACGAGGATCCGG
- the lpdA gene encoding dihydrolipoyl dehydrogenase, with the protein MSEHRVDAVVIGAGPGGYHAAIRLAQIGKRVICVDRDEVGGVCLNWGCIPTKALLHVGEVIRHIEHADAIGLTVDRPKVNREGVEKFKSDVVNSNVGGVKTLFKANNVEFAYGEASFKSPTEISVKGKDGTVTTYATDYVVIATGSAPVDVKAWPRDGDRIINSDDAVQIKRIPKNLLVIGGGVIGLEFATVYARMGAKVLVVEMLPQILTGTDTEISKTLGRILKKQGVEIMLDTKVTGIAPSGKTVKATFNGTGTNGKDETREYDTVLVAVGRRPVTDNLNLPAVGLTTDERGFIAVDQQLRTKVANIFAIGDVTGQPLLAHRAMKQGVIAAEVIGGDASAAFDPMAIPNCVYTDPEVATVGLSEEEAKAQGYEVRIGKFPLAASGRARTMNESDGMLKLVGDAKTDLLLGMHIVAPQAESLIGEGLIALEIGATLEDIGLSVHPHPTLTEAIMDAAEAAHGKAIHIVNPKPKAPAAAKA; encoded by the coding sequence TTGTCTGAACATCGCGTAGACGCAGTCGTTATCGGCGCCGGCCCCGGTGGCTATCACGCCGCGATCCGGTTGGCCCAGATTGGAAAGCGCGTGATCTGCGTCGATCGCGACGAGGTTGGCGGCGTTTGCCTCAACTGGGGCTGCATCCCGACCAAAGCGTTGCTGCACGTCGGCGAGGTGATTCGCCACATCGAACACGCCGACGCGATCGGACTGACGGTCGACCGCCCTAAAGTGAACCGCGAAGGCGTCGAAAAATTCAAGTCGGACGTCGTTAACTCGAACGTCGGCGGCGTCAAAACGCTGTTCAAGGCCAACAACGTCGAGTTCGCATACGGCGAGGCATCGTTCAAGAGCCCGACCGAAATTTCGGTCAAAGGCAAAGACGGCACGGTTACGACGTACGCGACCGATTATGTCGTAATCGCCACCGGGTCGGCGCCGGTCGACGTAAAAGCGTGGCCGCGCGACGGCGACCGCATCATCAACTCCGACGACGCGGTGCAAATCAAACGCATTCCGAAGAACTTGCTGGTCATCGGCGGCGGCGTGATCGGTCTGGAGTTCGCAACCGTTTACGCGCGCATGGGCGCTAAAGTTTTGGTCGTCGAGATGCTCCCGCAAATCCTTACCGGCACGGATACCGAAATTTCGAAGACGCTCGGACGCATCTTGAAAAAACAGGGCGTCGAAATCATGCTCGATACCAAAGTGACTGGCATCGCCCCGTCCGGCAAAACCGTTAAGGCGACGTTCAATGGAACCGGCACCAACGGCAAAGATGAAACGCGCGAATACGATACGGTGCTGGTGGCGGTCGGGCGCCGCCCGGTTACCGACAATCTGAATCTGCCCGCCGTCGGCTTGACGACCGACGAGCGTGGATTCATCGCGGTCGACCAACAGCTGCGCACCAAAGTTGCGAATATCTTCGCGATCGGCGACGTCACCGGGCAACCGCTGCTCGCGCACCGCGCGATGAAGCAAGGCGTCATCGCGGCCGAAGTAATCGGTGGCGATGCGTCGGCCGCATTCGATCCGATGGCCATACCGAACTGCGTGTATACCGATCCCGAAGTGGCCACCGTCGGCTTGTCCGAGGAAGAAGCCAAAGCGCAAGGCTACGAAGTGCGCATCGGAAAGTTTCCGTTGGCGGCGAGCGGACGCGCGCGCACGATGAACGAGTCGGACGGGATGCTCAAACTCGTCGGCGATGCCAAGACCGATCTGTTGCTGGGCATGCACATCGTGGCACCACAGGCCGAGTCGCTCATCGGCGAAGGACTGATCGCGCTCGAGATAGGCGCGACCTTGGAAGACATCGGTCTTTCGGTCCATCCGCATCCCACGCTGACCGAGGCGATCATGGACGCCGCCGAAGCCGCGCACGGCAAGGCGATTCACATCGTCAATCCCAAACCGAAGGCGCCCGCCGCTGCTAAAGCCTAA
- a CDS encoding alkaline phosphatase family protein, whose product MQRFTLVFAFIAVSCCVTGCGAQHEAIPTTAAVDRQAVLRAISPIQHVVIIFQENRTPDNLFHGLPGADTVSSGLNSKGQTVPLHETSLAWKYDLNHRHLAFTQSCNAAPSQLTTCRMDGFDLIQTNSPSCKISADCAYAYVPRTEAQPYFDMATQYGFGDRMFQTNQGPSFPAHQEIISGDASAAPRYPDRQVAENGIGHGLFGAHGGCDSQASVRVETIALEPLGSPEGDRVFPCFERPVLADLLDSNGVSWRYYQHTLGQGLWKAYDAIRHIRYGKDYRYVIKPSQQILTDIKNGRLAGVAWVMPDALHSDHSGTKSAAGPSWVAAVVNAVGTSSYWNNTAIILTWDDWGGWYDHVAPVVRNNYELGFRVPLVVISPYSKKGYVSHQHYEFGSILKFTEETFHAGSLGTTDATSHGLDDFFDFHQSPRRFKVIKAPPFVPSFGPASDEEDY is encoded by the coding sequence TTGCAACGATTTACGCTCGTGTTCGCATTCATCGCCGTTAGCTGTTGCGTTACCGGGTGCGGGGCCCAGCACGAGGCCATCCCCACTACGGCCGCGGTGGATCGCCAGGCCGTTTTGCGCGCAATCTCACCGATCCAACATGTCGTCATTATCTTTCAAGAAAACCGCACACCCGACAACCTGTTTCACGGACTTCCGGGTGCCGACACCGTTTCGAGTGGTCTCAACTCCAAGGGCCAAACGGTACCGCTCCATGAGACCTCGCTGGCATGGAAGTATGACCTCAACCATCGGCATCTAGCCTTCACGCAAAGTTGCAACGCCGCGCCATCCCAGCTTACGACATGCCGGATGGACGGGTTCGACTTGATCCAAACCAACTCGCCATCGTGCAAGATAAGCGCCGACTGCGCCTACGCCTACGTCCCGCGCACCGAAGCGCAACCCTACTTCGACATGGCGACGCAGTACGGCTTCGGCGATAGGATGTTCCAAACCAATCAGGGCCCGAGCTTTCCCGCCCATCAGGAAATCATCAGCGGAGACGCATCGGCCGCACCGCGCTATCCCGATCGGCAGGTTGCCGAGAACGGCATCGGTCACGGGCTCTTTGGAGCGCACGGCGGCTGCGACAGCCAAGCGTCGGTACGTGTAGAAACCATTGCGCTGGAACCGCTAGGTTCGCCCGAAGGCGACCGCGTGTTTCCCTGCTTCGAGCGACCGGTGTTGGCCGATCTGCTCGATTCCAACGGGGTATCGTGGCGATACTACCAGCATACCCTGGGTCAAGGGTTATGGAAGGCCTACGATGCGATCCGGCACATCCGTTACGGCAAGGACTACCGTTATGTGATCAAGCCTTCGCAGCAAATTCTTACCGACATCAAAAACGGCCGGCTAGCCGGCGTAGCGTGGGTGATGCCCGACGCGCTGCACAGCGATCACTCCGGCACGAAATCGGCCGCCGGCCCATCGTGGGTGGCGGCGGTCGTCAACGCGGTTGGGACGAGCTCGTATTGGAACAACACGGCGATTATCCTCACGTGGGACGACTGGGGTGGCTGGTACGATCATGTGGCGCCGGTCGTTCGTAACAACTACGAACTGGGTTTTCGCGTGCCGCTGGTCGTCATCTCCCCGTATTCCAAGAAAGGCTACGTTTCACATCAACATTACGAGTTCGGCAGCATCTTGAAGTTCACCGAAGAAACGTTCCACGCCGGATCGCTCGGCACGACCGACGCGACGTCGCACGGTCTCGACGATTTCTTCGACTTCCACCAGTCACCGCGTCGTTTTAAGGTCATCAAGGCGCCGCCATTTGTGCCGTCCTTCGGCCCGGCATCCGACGAGGAAGACTACTAA
- the nth gene encoding endonuclease III codes for MPAIPFPKKKVTRAVALEELAILEREYPRAETALHYRNEYELLISVILSAQTTDVRVNMTTPALFEKYPQPSDLAAARLSDVEKIIKSTGFFRMKSRNIVRCAQDLLERFGGVVPQDRDSLESLAGVGRKTASVVMANAFDSAALAVDTHVFRVSHRLGLTLGTTPRHVEDDVTKLVPSAKWGAATHWLILHGRAICKAPRPLCERCPVNRLCPTPAILAKIATVRARASGKVSEARRPSRSVATKKKA; via the coding sequence GTGCCGGCTATTCCGTTTCCCAAGAAAAAAGTCACTCGAGCGGTAGCGCTCGAGGAGCTCGCGATCTTAGAGCGCGAGTATCCGAGAGCCGAAACGGCATTGCACTATCGCAATGAGTACGAGCTGCTCATCTCGGTGATCTTGTCGGCACAGACGACCGACGTGCGCGTGAACATGACGACGCCGGCGCTCTTCGAAAAATACCCGCAGCCCAGCGATCTGGCCGCGGCAAGACTCTCCGACGTCGAAAAAATTATCAAGTCGACCGGATTCTTTCGCATGAAGTCGCGCAACATCGTCCGCTGCGCGCAAGACTTGTTAGAACGCTTCGGCGGTGTCGTTCCGCAAGATCGCGATTCGCTCGAATCGCTCGCCGGCGTCGGTCGCAAGACCGCCAGTGTGGTGATGGCCAACGCGTTCGATAGCGCCGCGTTAGCGGTGGACACGCACGTGTTTCGCGTCTCACACCGCCTCGGCCTGACCTTGGGCACGACGCCGCGACACGTCGAAGACGATGTTACGAAACTCGTTCCAAGCGCCAAGTGGGGTGCCGCTACGCATTGGTTGATTTTGCACGGCCGGGCGATCTGCAAGGCGCCGCGCCCGCTGTGCGAGCGCTGCCCGGTCAATCGCTTGTGTCCGACTCCGGCGATTCTAGCGAAAATTGCAACGGTCCGGGCGAGAGCAAGTGGGAAGGTGTCGGAAGCTCGGCGTCCTTCGCGATCCGTCGCAACAAAGAAGAAGGCGTAA